The Denticeps clupeoides chromosome 5, fDenClu1.1, whole genome shotgun sequence genome includes a region encoding these proteins:
- the LOC114790417 gene encoding tubulin alpha chain, with protein MRECISIHVGQAGVQMGNACWELYCLEHGIQPDGQMPSDKTIGGGDDSFNTFFSETGAGKHVPRAVFVDLEPTVIDEVRTGTYRQLFHPEQLITGKEDAANNYARGHYTIGKEIIDMVLDRVRKLADQCTGLQGFLIFHSFGGGTGSGFTSLLMERLSVDYGKKSKLEFAVYPAPQVSTAVVEPYNSILTTHTTLEHSDCAFMVDNEAIYDICRRNLDIERPSYTNLNRLIGQIVSSITASLRFDGALNVDLTEFQTNLVPYPRIHFPLATYAPVISAEKAYHEQLSVADITNACFEPANQMVKCDPRHGKYMACCLLYRGDVVPKDVNSAIATIKTKRTIQFVDWCPTGFKVGINYQPPTVVPGGDLAKVQRAVCMLSNTTAIAEAWARLDHKFDLMYAKRAFVHWYVGEGMEEGEFSEAREDMAALEKDYEEVGTDSVGEEDEEGEEY; from the exons ATG CGTGAATGTATTTCCATCCATGTCGGCCAAGCCGGCGTTCAGATgggcaatgcatgctgggagctgTACTGTCTGGAGCATGGAATCCAGCCTGATGGCCAGATGCCCAGTGATAAGACCATTGGAGGTGGAGATGACTCCTTCAACACCTTCTTTAGCGAGACTGGTGCTGGTAAACACGTCCCACGTGCTGTCTTTGTCGACCTGGAGCCAACAGTCATTG ATGAGGTTCGTACAGGTACATACAGGCAACTTTTCCACCCAGAGCAGCTCATAACTGGGAAAGAGGACGCTGCAAACAATTATGCTCGTGGCCACTACACGATCGGCAAAGAAATCATTGATATGGTTCTTGACCGTGTCCGCAAGCTG gcTGACCAGTGTACTGGGCTCCAGGGATTCCTGATCTTCCACAGTTTTGGTGGAGGAACTGGCTCTGGTTTCACTTCCTTGTTAATGGAGCGTCTCTCTGTTGACTATGGAAAGAAGTCCAAACTGGAGTTTGCGGTCTACCCAGCTCCGCAGGTGTCTACTGCTGTGGTTGAGCCTTACAACTCCATCCTGACCACCCACACCACTCTGGAGCACTCCGACTGTGCCTTCATGGTCGACAATGAAGCTATCTATGACATCTGTCGCAGAAACCTAGACATTGAGCGTCCCTCTTACACAAACCTCAACCGTCTCATCGGCCAGATTGtgtcctccatcaccgcctccCTGCGCTTTGATGGTGCCCTGAATGTGGACCTGACTGAGTTTCAAACCAACCTGGTGCCGTATCCCCGCATCCACTTCCCCCTGGCCACTTACGCCCCTGTTATCTCTGCTGAGAAGGCCTACCATGAGCAGCTGTCAGTAGCTGACATCACCAATGCTTGCTTtgagccagccaatcagatggtgAAGTGTGACCCACGTCATGGTAAGTACATGGCCTGCTGCCTGCTGTACCGTGGCGACGTGGTGCCCAAAGATGTCAACTCTGCCATTGCCACCATCAAAACCAAGCGCACAATTCAGTTTGTGGATTGGTGTCCCACTGGCTTCAAGGTGGGCATCAACTACCAGCCTCCTACTGTGGTGCCTGGTGGAGACCTGGCCAAGGTGCAGAGAGCAGTGTGCATGCTGAGCAACACCACAGCCATTGCTGAAGCTTGGGCTCGACTGGACCACAAGTTTGACCTGATGTATGCCAAGAGAGCCTTTGTCCACTGGTATGTGGGAGAGGGTATGGAGGAGGGAGAGTTCTCTGAGGCCAGAGAAGACATGGCTGCCCTGGAGAAGGATTATGAAGAAGTGGGCACTGACAGTGTtggagaggaagatgaagaaggcGAGGAATATTGA